AGTGGATTGGCACCTACACCGACATTCACGAGCACAAGCTGGCCCAGGAGCGCGTGGCCCAGGCCCAGCGCCTGCTGCGCGACAACAACGAGGAGTTAACCCGCGTCAACGTGGACCTGGATACCTTTATCTACTCGGCCTCGCACGACCTGAAGGGCCCGATTACCAACATTGAAGGGCTGCTGCAAGCCCTCGCCGACGAGCTGCCCGTAGAGGCCCGGCAGCGGCCGGCAGTGCACAATATTCTGGGAATGCTTACCCGCTCGGTCGAGCGCTTCCAGCGTACTATTGAGCAGCTCAGCGACGTGGCCAAGCTGCAGCGCGAGCATGGCCTGGCCCCGGCCCTGGTGCTGCTGGCCCCGGTGGTGCAGGGCGTGATGCTCGACCTGGCTCCGCTGGTGCGCGGGGCCGGGGCCCGGCTCGACCTCGACTTGGCGGAGGGGGTAGGGGTGCGCTTTCTGGAAAAAAACCTGCGCAGCGTGGTCTACAACCTGCTCAGCAACGCGCTCAAGTACCGCGCGCCCGCGCGCCCGGCCCACATTCAGGTGTGCGCCTACCCCGACGGCGCTCACGTGCGCCTAACTGTGCGCGACAACGGCCTCGGCATTGACCCGGCCGGGCAGCGCCGGCTTTTTGGCCTCTTCGAGCGCCTGCACACCCACGTGGAAGGCAGCGGTATCGGCCTGTTTATGGTGAAAAAGATGGTGGAAAATGCCGGCGGCCGCATTGCCGTGGAAAGCGAGGCGGGCACTGGCTCCACGTTCACGGTGCTGCTGCCGCGCTGAGGTAAGCTATTTACTTAAAAACCCCCTGGCTGAACAGCCAGGGGGTTTTTAAGTAAATAGCTGGGTCGAAGCTGCTATTCTTTGGTGAGGTGCTGGCTGAGGTTGAGGGCCTGGCCGGTGGCCGAGGTGCCGGCTAAGCGCACGAAGTAGGTACCGGTCGCCAGGTCGCTCACGTCAAGCGAATGGAGCATTCCGCCGGCCGCGTCGAAATGCCGCACGAGGCGGCCGGTGGCATCCAGCAGGGTCACCTGGTAGGTGCCGGCCGGCAGCAGGCTCAGGTCGAGGGTAGTGCTGCTGGTAGCGGGGCTGGGGTACACGGCCAGGCTGGCGGCCGCGGCCGCGAAGCTGATGGTGCGCACTGGCGAGTAGCTGCTGGTGCCAGTGGCATCTACCTGGCGCAGGCGGTAGTATACCGGCCCGGTGGCGGCGCGGCCCACCCCAGCATCGGTGAAGGCGTAGGTGCGGGCCACGGTGGTGCTGCCGCTGCCGGCTACCTGCCCGATTTTCCCGTAAGTCGCGCCGTCAAAGCTGCGCTCCACGTCGAAGTGGTCGTTATTTAGCTCCGAGGCAGTGGCCCAGGCCAGGGCGGCATCCAGGTTGCGCACCGCTTTGGCCGTGAACTCGGTCAGGGTCACCGGCAGCGGGTTGGCCCCGATGGTGAACGTCACGGGCTGGGTCGTGATGCCGCCGCGCAGGTCGGTGGTCGTCATGCTCACGGTATAGGTGCCGGCCTTCAGCTTGGTGCGGTCCAGCACCGTGAGCTGGCCCGTGGCCGGGTTGTAGGTCAGGCCCAGCAAGCTCAGCGAGGTGATGGCCGGCACCGAGGTGCTGGTGAAGTCGCCGGTCGTCGTCGTGGCCTGCACGCCGTTATTAACGGGGCCGGTGGCCGACTGGCCGGCGTTGGGGCCGGTGGGCTGGTAAATCTGGCCCGTGCCATTGTAGAGCGCTCCGTTGGGGTCGATTACGTAGGCAATCACGTCGTTGTTCTGGTAAAACACAGTCCCGCCCTTGCTGGGCGTGGCCGTGTACACCGAAGCATTATCGCTGCCCACCGGAATCAGGTAGCGCGCCACGTTCGAGCGCAGGTTGTTGTTGTCGTAAGCCTGGAAGGTGAACGGCGCATTGCCCACGAAGCCGGCGGCGGGGAGGAACTGCAGCTGCCCGGCCTGCGCCGTCGTGAGCACTTGCCCGGCCGCCACGGGCGAGCCCGCCAGCGAAAGCACGCCCTGGCTGGCCAGCGGTAGGCTCAGCACCACAAACGGGGCCGTGCCATTGAGCGAAGACAAGCCCTGCGCCTGGGCTTGCAGCGGCGAGAGTGCCAGGGCCGCCTGGGCCGTGTTGCCCTCGGGCGAGGTTAGGGTGTTCACCACGTTGTAGGCAATCGGGGCGGGGCTGATGAGCATCGTGGTCTGCGAGCCGGTGGCGGTAACCGGGCTGGCCGGGCCGGTGGCGCTCAGGCTACTGCTCACCGCCAGCGACGAGCCGGCGTTGCCGGGGGCCACGAAGCTGATGGTGCTGGTAATGGTGTTGGCGACCCCGGCTACGAGCGTGGTAGGCACGCTCAGGGAAATGGTAGTGGGGCCGGGGCCGCTCACGGTCACCAGCGGCCCGCCATTGAGCGAGTAGGCCGTGACGCCGGCCGGGATGGTCACGGTCTGGGTGGTGCCGGTGGTGGTGGTGGGGCCGTTGTTGGTGGCCGCCAGCAGGTAGGTTACTACCGAGCCGACCGGGGCCGTGGTCGGCCCGGTAACTACTACGCCCAGCGCGGCGGCGGGCGTAATAGTCACCGAGGCAATAGCCACGTTGTTGGCCGGGTTCGTGTCCAGCTCATTGGCCGTGATGCTGGCCGTGGCCACCAGCGGGCCCTGGCCCGGCACCCGGCTGATAACCACTGAGTAAGAGGTAGGGGCAGTCAGGTTGAGGATGGCCGGGAAGGTGAGCAGGCCGCTGGTATTGTCGTAGTTGGGCGAGAGCGTGCCGCCGGTCACGACCGAGCCGCTGGGCCCGCCGCTTACCGTCACGGTGCCGCCATTGCTGGTGAGGCCGGCCGGCAGCTGCAAGGCTTGCAGCACGCCGCTGGCCCCGCCGCCGGGGCTCGAGGTCACCGTCAGCGTGAGGGGCTGGCCCGCCGTAACGGTACTGGCCGAGGCCGTGACGGTGGTCGAAACGTCGTTCGAGCCGTTGGCCGTACCCAGCACGGGCTGCGCCAGGGCCAGGTTGTTGCTCTGGTCGTTATCCAAAATGCCGCTCACCGCCACGCTGGCCGTAGCCACGAGCTGGCCGATGTAGCCGGTAGGCACCACGAAGCCAATAGTGGCCCCCACGCCCGAGCCGCCCGGCGGTAGGTTGGTTTGCGCCGAGAACGTGACGCGGCCGGGGGTAGCCGAGTTATTCGACGTGCGCGAGTCGTAGGTAGCCGAGCTGCCATCCGCGAAATTGTAGGTAGCCACCCCATTGCTCACGCTGCTGGGCACCTGGCCATTGATACGCACCACTTCCGGGCCGGTGCCCGAAATGGGCAGCAGGGTAGGCAGCACTACGGTCGTCACCGTACCGGGGGCAATGTTGGGGCCGTTGTTGAGCGTGGTCACGCCAAACAGCACCGGGTTGCCACCGCTGGCATTCGTCGTGATAAAGCCCGCCGCGCTGATGCTCACCTGCACGTCGGCCACCGGCTGAAGCGGGGCCGCCACGCTGGCCGAGTTGTTCGCCAGGTTCATGTCGAGCGAGCTGCTCTGCACGGCCGCCGTATTGGTGAGCACCGCGTTGCCGTTGGCTGGGGCCACGTAGGTAATGGTGCTGCTTATGGCGCTGCCCACCGCCAGCTGGGGTAGCCCGGCTGCCGGGAAGGTAACTACGCCGGTGAGGGGGTTGTAGGTGGCCGCGCCGGTGCCGGTGCCGTAGGTGGCTACCGAGCCGCTCACGCTGGTGGGCGCGGCCCCGTTGAGGCGCACGGCCGTGGGGCCGGTCAGGGGTAGGCCGGCCAGGATGCTCACCATTTGCCCTACCCCCTGCGCGTCGGCCGGGCCATTGTTGGTGGTCGTCACAGTGTAGGTCAGCGTTTCGCCGCCGGCCACCAGCGTGGGTCCGATGATGGTAATGGCCAGGTCGGCCACGCCGGGGTTCACCGTCACTTCGGCCGAGGCCACGTTGTCGCCCAGCACGGGGTCGGGGGTGGTGCTGCTCACCGTGGCCGTGGCCGGAAACACACCGGCTTTTGTGGCCACGTAGCCCAGGGTATAGTTGTTAGCCGCCGTGCCGGTGGTGCCGGAAGGCTGGCTGCCAGTCACCGCCGGCAGCGTAAATAAGCCGCTGGTCGCGCTGTAAGTAGCCGTCAGCGTACCGTTGGTGTAGGTGGCCGTGGTAGCGGTGCTGCTGCTGAGCGTATAGCCGGCCAGGGTAGGGGCGTTGGCCCCACTGGTGGGCAGGCCGGGCGGCAGCAGCACGGTCGTCTGGAGGCCGGCCGCCGCGCCGGGGCCGTAGTTGCCCTGCTCCACGGTCAGGCTCACGGCCCCGTTCAGGGCTACGATGGACGAAGCGGGCGATATTTTCACGTACACGTTGGCCGGTGAGCCACTGGCGGCGCTCGGCGTAGTCGTGGTGATGGTCGAGGTGTTGTTGCCGCCGTTGCCGTCGGCCGGGGCCGTGCTCACGGTGCCCGTCACGTTGTAGGTGCTGCCGGCCGGGGCCGTGAAGCTCACGGTGTTGGTCAGGCCCTGGCCGGGCGCGAGGGCGGCCAGCGTGGGAAAGGTAACGGTGTAGCCCGCCGCCAGGCTACCGCTCACTACCCCGCCGCCGGTCACGTACACGTTCGAGGCTCCGGCCGGTACGCTCACCGTTTGCGTCACCAGGGGCGCGGGCGAGGGAAAGGCCGCGTTCACGGGGTTGAGGGTGGTCACATTGTAGCTCACCTGCGCCCCGGCCACGGCGCTGGCCGGGCCGGCCACGGTGGTAGTCACGTCATAAAGCAGGTTGGTGAGGTTGGTAGCCGTGGCCGAGTTATTCGCCAGCAGGCCGCCCTCGTTGGTGGTGGTGGCGATGGTGGCGCTGGCCGTCACCAGACCAGTTACCGGCTGCGGGTAGCTGATGGTCGAGCTGAAGGAGCTGCCCGAAGGGATATTATTGGCCTGCAAGCCGGTGTAGCCGCTGTAGCTGATAATGCCGGTAGTCGAATTGTAAGTGCCGCCGTTGGTGGCCGTCACGCCGGTGAGGCCGGCCGGCAGTTGCACCTGGGCCGTCACGCCGTCGGCTTGCACCGGGCCGGTGCCCGACTGGTTGCCAAACTGCACCGTGAAGGTGCCCGTGGTGCCCGCGTTCACGCCGCCCGACGCGCCCGTAATGGTCGCGTACACGTCGGCCGTGATGATAATCGGCACGTTGGGGCTGAACTCCGAGGTGCCGTAGTTGCTGCTGGTGCTCACCAGCGTGGCCGTGGCCGTAATCAGCCCCGACGAGGCCGGCCCAACGTTGGGCGGTGTGTTGGCCGGAATGGTGAGGGTGCCCGCAAAGTTGCCGTTGGTATCGGCCGTGAGGCTGCCCACGTAGCTGCGGCCTTCGCCGTGGGCCACCTTGCGGCCGTCGCCGGCCAGCACCGGCCCACCGTTGTTGGCCGGTACGTTATCGGCGGCATAAAAATCAACCACGGCCCCCGCGAAGGCCGTTTGGCCGGGGGCCGACCCCACGTAGCCGCCCACGCTCACCGTGGTGCTGGCCAGCGCCGACACCCTGGCGTAGGTGATGATGGGGTAGTTCATGCCCGCGTTGCCATAGGCCGGGCTCACCGAGGTAGGGCCGTTGTTGGGCGTCACGCCGTCGCCGTTGCCGTAGTCGCGTGCGCCCACCGTGTTGCCTGACCCCACGTAGAAGCCAGACTGCGGAATAATATCAATGCCCAGGTTCGCGCCGGTGGGCGAGTTGAAGGGCGTGCCGTTGAAGAAAATTGAGTTGCGGGTAATAACTACCCCGCGCTGCCCGTAGCCCACCACGATGCCCGACGCCTGCGACTGATTGATGACGTTGTAGGCAATGGAGTCGTTGTTGCTGCTCGTTTTGCCGCCCGTGCGCTGCAAGTACAGAATGGCCGAGCCTTCGAGCTGCGAGCGGGCGATGGTGAGGCCCCCATTGCCGTTGTCGAAGAAGGTATTGTTCGTGACAACGTTCGTGCTCAGCGAGCCGATTTCAAACTGCACCCCATCGGAGTTGGCCGAGCGGATGAGGTTGGCCCGGATGCGCAGCGGCCCCGTGCCGTTGGCCACGCCGTTGTCGCCGGCCGTGATGTTGTCGCCGCCCGATACGCGGTAGCCGTTCTGCACGAACTCGTTGCTGGTCACGCTTACCAGCCCGCTGCCAGCGGTACCATTGTATATCAGGCCCGACGAGCTGGCGTAGGCCACGAGGTTGTTGCGCACCGTGCCCTGGCTCACGCCCAGAATCTGGAGGTTGTAGTTGGCACTGTACGTATTGGCCTGCAAGATATTAGGGTCCGCAATAGTCAGGGCCGAAGTACCCAGCATACACCTCTCCACCAGAAAATTCTGGGCACCGGTCAGCGTTACGGTGCCGTTGGCGTTGGCCCCGGCTCCGTGCAAAGCCAGGCCGCGCAGCACCGCGCCGCTGGCTGCCACGCGCAGCACGTTGTTAAGCGTATTTGCGCCGTAAATCTCCACTTCCGGGCGGTTCACCTGCGGCAGCGAGCGGGCGTCGGTGCCC
The genomic region above belongs to Hymenobacter psoromatis and contains:
- a CDS encoding T9SS type A sorting domain-containing protein; this encodes MKHFLTTITCILLAGLYRPLSGSAQSLSGTVFEDVNYGGGAGRTYTTATTSATASGFATGSIQRPGARVELYNASGNFVTATTTDANGQYTFGGLTSGAGYTVRVVNSTVSSGRPGATGGLLPVQTFRTSGGAADAQRVGGENPAAADGAANTGSVVVTSTTIGNNINLAFTGLTSAAGVDNTLFLDNVQVLQTGTPLATNPIQNPDFENGTLTTFGGTYQYNPIPASTFGWTFNSTSGIEANNSAFTPPNTASNARAGFIQSTSAGDGAISQAFNLPAGTYTISFAAANRQSGGLQRINVTVNGYQVLANLQAVANSYSTYTTQAFTVGTASTGGQALSSLSAQSVAPVTATLLPITGLDFGFSFDVVTNTNDAGQGSVRQFLLNSNALTNASLAQQGRTAGQETSIFMIPNGVAGSGAPQGLQRTPAAASGLNAGSSPNTWAQLQVLSALPTVTDANTALDATTQTTNVQDSNTGLVGTGGTVGTDARSLPQVNRPEVEIYGANTLNNVLRVAASGAVLRGLALHGAGANANGTVTLTGAQNFLVERCMLGTSALTIADPNILQANTYSANYNLQILGVSQGTVRNNLVAYASSSGLIYNGTAGSGLVSVTSNEFVQNGYRVSGGDNITAGDNGVANGTGPLRIRANLIRSANSDGVQFEIGSLSTNVVTNNTFFDNGNGGLTIARSQLEGSAILYLQRTGGKTSSNNDSIAYNVINQSQASGIVVGYGQRGVVITRNSIFFNGTPFNSPTGANLGIDIIPQSGFYVGSGNTVGARDYGNGDGVTPNNGPTSVSPAYGNAGMNYPIITYARVSALASTTVSVGGYVGSAPGQTAFAGAVVDFYAADNVPANNGGPVLAGDGRKVAHGEGRSYVGSLTADTNGNFAGTLTIPANTPPNVGPASSGLITATATLVSTSSNYGTSEFSPNVPIIITADVYATITGASGGVNAGTTGTFTVQFGNQSGTGPVQADGVTAQVQLPAGLTGVTATNGGTYNSTTGIISYSGYTGLQANNIPSGSSFSSTISYPQPVTGLVTASATIATTTNEGGLLANNSATATNLTNLLYDVTTTVAGPASAVAGAQVSYNVTTLNPVNAAFPSPAPLVTQTVSVPAGASNVYVTGGGVVSGSLAAGYTVTFPTLAALAPGQGLTNTVSFTAPAGSTYNVTGTVSTAPADGNGGNNTSTITTTTPSAASGSPANVYVKISPASSIVALNGAVSLTVEQGNYGPGAAAGLQTTVLLPPGLPTSGANAPTLAGYTLSSSTATTATYTNGTLTATYSATSGLFTLPAVTGSQPSGTTGTAANNYTLGYVATKAGVFPATATVSSTTPDPVLGDNVASAEVTVNPGVADLAITIIGPTLVAGGETLTYTVTTTNNGPADAQGVGQMVSILAGLPLTGPTAVRLNGAAPTSVSGSVATYGTGTGAATYNPLTGVVTFPAAGLPQLAVGSAISSTITYVAPANGNAVLTNTAAVQSSSLDMNLANNSASVAAPLQPVADVQVSISAAGFITTNASGGNPVLFGVTTLNNGPNIAPGTVTTVVLPTLLPISGTGPEVVRINGQVPSSVSNGVATYNFADGSSATYDSRTSNNSATPGRVTFSAQTNLPPGGSGVGATIGFVVPTGYIGQLVATASVAVSGILDNDQSNNLALAQPVLGTANGSNDVSTTVTASASTVTAGQPLTLTVTSSPGGGASGVLQALQLPAGLTSNGGTVTVSGGPSGSVVTGGTLSPNYDNTSGLLTFPAILNLTAPTSYSVVISRVPGQGPLVATASITANELDTNPANNVAIASVTITPAAALGVVVTGPTTAPVGSVVTYLLAATNNGPTTTTGTTQTVTIPAGVTAYSLNGGPLVTVSGPGPTTISLSVPTTLVAGVANTITSTISFVAPGNAGSSLAVSSSLSATGPASPVTATGSQTTMLISPAPIAYNVVNTLTSPEGNTAQAALALSPLQAQAQGLSSLNGTAPFVVLSLPLASQGVLSLAGSPVAAGQVLTTAQAGQLQFLPAAGFVGNAPFTFQAYDNNNLRSNVARYLIPVGSDNASVYTATPSKGGTVFYQNNDVIAYVIDPNGALYNGTGQIYQPTGPNAGQSATGPVNNGVQATTTTGDFTSTSVPAITSLSLLGLTYNPATGQLTVLDRTKLKAGTYTVSMTTTDLRGGITTQPVTFTIGANPLPVTLTEFTAKAVRNLDAALAWATASELNNDHFDVERSFDGATYGKIGQVAGSGSTTVARTYAFTDAGVGRAATGPVYYRLRQVDATGTSSYSPVRTISFAAAAASLAVYPSPATSSTTLDLSLLPAGTYQVTLLDATGRLVRHFDAAGGMLHSLDVSDLATGTYFVRLAGTSATGQALNLSQHLTKE